A genomic segment from Bacillus cereus G9842 encodes:
- a CDS encoding EamA family transporter — MSSWLLFALLSAIAAALVSIFGKFGLDGIDANVATTIRSIIMALFMIGVIIIQGKFQNIGDVLLNKKALLFITLSGIAGASSWLFYFLALKTGKVSQVAPVDKLSVVFSIILAMIILGEKLNFMTGVGVVFITAGVLFIAFS; from the coding sequence ATGAGTTCGTGGCTCTTATTTGCACTATTATCAGCAATTGCTGCTGCCCTTGTATCGATTTTTGGAAAGTTTGGTTTAGACGGAATCGATGCAAACGTTGCAACAACAATTCGATCTATTATTATGGCATTATTTATGATAGGCGTTATTATCATACAAGGTAAATTTCAAAATATCGGCGACGTACTGCTAAATAAAAAAGCACTGCTATTTATCACATTAAGTGGGATTGCAGGTGCTTCTTCATGGCTATTTTATTTTCTTGCCCTCAAAACAGGAAAGGTTTCACAAGTAGCTCCTGTCGATAAATTAAGCGTCGTATTTTCTATCATTCTCGCTATGATTATCCTCGGTGAAAAGTTAAACTTTATGACCGGTGTTGGTGTAGTCTTTATTACAGCTGGTGTATTATTTATTGCTTTCAGCTAA
- a CDS encoding DedA family protein, whose translation MEQHIGELIAHYGYFGIVIALAGGIVGLPIPDEFLLTFIGYNVSKGVMSGTAAFLSGMAGAMLGITLSYILGLKLGLPVLKKYGPKIRIKEHHIEKTHILFEKYGPFLLMIGYFIPGVRHLTAYFAGVSNLTLWRFCLYAYGGALIWISVFIGLGWKLGEKWRFVEYSLHHYGIWILLISAVVTCVVWFYIKKKKNR comes from the coding sequence ATGGAACAACATATTGGCGAGTTAATCGCGCATTATGGCTATTTTGGAATTGTTATAGCTTTGGCTGGTGGGATTGTCGGATTACCGATACCAGACGAGTTTTTATTGACCTTTATTGGTTATAATGTTTCAAAAGGAGTTATGTCAGGAACTGCTGCTTTTTTAAGTGGGATGGCTGGTGCGATGTTAGGGATTACGTTAAGCTACATATTAGGTTTAAAACTTGGGCTCCCTGTTTTAAAGAAATATGGGCCGAAAATTAGAATTAAAGAACATCACATTGAAAAAACACATATTTTATTTGAAAAATATGGGCCATTTCTTTTAATGATTGGTTATTTTATACCGGGAGTACGTCATTTAACGGCATATTTTGCTGGGGTATCAAATTTGACACTTTGGCGTTTTTGTTTGTACGCTTACGGTGGTGCGCTCATTTGGATAAGTGTTTTTATTGGGCTTGGCTGGAAGTTAGGCGAGAAGTGGCGCTTCGTTGAGTATAGTTTACATCATTATGGAATATGGATTTTATTAATTTCAGCAGTTGTTACATGTGTTGTATGGTTTTACATAAAGAAAAAGAAAAACCGCTAA
- a CDS encoding tetratricopeptide repeat protein, which produces MTIENQFIQKVYYKTFLTEETSTPASEVLGEAYINESKNEFSNISNIRFAQGEFYYQNKDFEAAIFKWEKVNNALALWATKNIADAYFELGFLPKAEEIYQSIQTEDTTLTMEVSLQLLSLYIEQDRLGLAFKTISEAVAFQPDYPNITAIARSFYEKQEDWNNAIELAVQEGIRTQSLHWFDTLINYINKGFTKNIKPEYFYESLKALYAVDQAQFKELVIALWNSYQHESLYLPWIQSINHLFLHIETDNNDDWNEISTRYQETYFALITGNHFMHELNGLVPNLLTNWFSLTKAKDSLVVSAAVLAWNEVSPTTLESLLVKSAGSLLSNTSAEADVNMETVSHLFETIAVWAEKNDVDLSHQFTLLVHELCDLNVTPLLIAGTSDHDKTSFVNSILGENILNETLTTPILFKDASQTEITEFTALDIRSIPNLNEFHQITATSAQSELEKRCIEIKLPSRFLRKNKFTFLITPSIQGQLDKNNAYFEYLQAADSLVYVLNSSSPLHSEEIDTLIYLREQVSNLQIHFVLHTNNTTTNEKLISKLKVHFPDAQFFPYSPSQESSQQLGDVTESILSNLAKRDIEKERIEKLIWFTQKTIAYLINERVELENTLVKSVRWNKHISVKLTGFINNLTALEKDKIRSITESYLLTKEEITRDIHSQIPELLQSCSDLVQEDSDFKLVHEELNAAMNERVQKHVQQVLLPKFTGSIQEWIETAHNEFIQAQAYLDEMSETFNKLYKEERMKLPCDFKLLDDWNRDVVRMTNRITVTNINILLRFTPTQFFLKSAGKLFGNMQKNQSMLANKYKQYIETEDYTEIAHTISKQFFLQFEVFEGALERDIMMFFKDPLSILKQNVDAAQLEIQEDEQTLATLRSNPETYHDPLALFKLQLLQHKFVLSTTKKHEDIFVSNESPTV; this is translated from the coding sequence ATGACCATTGAAAATCAATTTATTCAAAAAGTTTACTATAAAACATTTTTAACAGAAGAAACTTCTACTCCTGCATCGGAAGTACTCGGTGAAGCATATATAAATGAATCTAAAAATGAATTCTCCAACATTTCTAATATTCGATTTGCTCAAGGTGAATTTTATTATCAAAATAAAGATTTTGAAGCAGCTATATTTAAATGGGAAAAAGTAAATAATGCTCTTGCACTTTGGGCAACAAAAAATATTGCAGATGCTTATTTTGAACTAGGATTTTTACCAAAGGCAGAAGAAATTTATCAATCCATTCAAACAGAAGATACAACTCTTACGATGGAGGTTTCCTTACAACTTCTTTCTCTTTATATCGAACAAGATCGTTTAGGACTTGCTTTTAAGACGATTAGTGAAGCTGTTGCATTCCAACCGGATTACCCAAATATTACTGCAATTGCACGTTCTTTCTATGAAAAACAAGAAGATTGGAACAACGCTATCGAACTAGCTGTTCAAGAAGGTATTCGAACACAATCTTTACACTGGTTTGATACGTTAATAAATTACATAAATAAAGGATTTACAAAAAATATTAAGCCTGAATATTTCTATGAGTCTTTAAAAGCTCTATATGCTGTTGATCAAGCTCAATTTAAAGAACTTGTTATTGCTCTTTGGAATAGCTATCAACATGAATCCTTATACCTTCCTTGGATTCAAAGTATTAATCATTTATTCTTGCATATTGAAACAGACAATAATGACGATTGGAATGAAATTTCTACTCGCTATCAAGAAACATACTTTGCATTAATTACCGGAAATCATTTTATGCATGAATTAAACGGACTTGTACCAAATTTATTAACAAATTGGTTCAGTTTAACGAAAGCAAAAGATTCTCTAGTTGTCTCTGCAGCAGTGTTAGCATGGAATGAAGTCTCACCTACAACTTTAGAATCATTACTCGTAAAAAGTGCTGGATCCTTACTTTCTAATACATCTGCTGAAGCAGATGTAAATATGGAAACAGTTTCTCATTTATTCGAAACAATCGCTGTGTGGGCTGAGAAAAATGATGTAGATTTAAGTCATCAATTTACGCTACTCGTCCATGAACTATGCGATTTAAATGTCACGCCACTACTAATAGCTGGAACTAGTGACCATGATAAAACATCATTTGTTAATTCAATATTAGGAGAGAACATCTTAAATGAAACTTTAACAACTCCTATTCTATTTAAAGACGCTAGTCAAACTGAAATAACAGAATTTACCGCGTTAGATATACGAAGTATCCCTAACCTTAATGAATTCCATCAAATAACGGCTACATCTGCTCAGTCGGAACTTGAGAAAAGATGTATAGAAATTAAGCTACCAAGTAGGTTTTTAAGAAAAAATAAGTTTACATTTCTTATTACACCATCCATTCAAGGACAATTGGATAAAAACAATGCATACTTTGAATACTTACAAGCAGCAGATAGTCTTGTTTACGTATTAAATTCTTCTTCACCATTGCATAGTGAAGAAATTGATACGTTAATTTATTTACGTGAACAAGTATCAAACTTACAAATTCACTTCGTATTACACACAAATAATACGACTACTAATGAAAAACTAATTAGTAAACTTAAAGTGCATTTTCCAGATGCACAATTCTTCCCATACTCTCCTTCGCAAGAGAGTAGCCAGCAACTTGGAGATGTAACAGAATCTATTCTCTCTAATCTTGCAAAACGCGATATAGAAAAAGAACGTATAGAAAAGCTAATATGGTTTACGCAAAAGACGATTGCTTATCTCATAAACGAACGTGTGGAATTAGAAAATACATTAGTAAAATCCGTACGCTGGAATAAACACATCTCAGTGAAACTTACTGGATTTATTAATAACCTTACTGCTCTTGAAAAAGATAAAATTCGCTCTATTACCGAATCCTATCTTTTAACGAAAGAAGAAATTACACGAGATATACATTCTCAAATTCCTGAATTATTACAGAGCTGCTCTGATCTTGTTCAAGAAGATAGTGATTTCAAACTAGTTCATGAAGAATTAAATGCTGCAATGAATGAACGAGTTCAAAAGCATGTACAACAGGTACTTCTTCCTAAATTTACTGGGTCTATTCAAGAATGGATTGAAACAGCACATAATGAATTTATTCAAGCTCAAGCTTATTTAGATGAAATGAGTGAAACATTTAATAAATTATATAAAGAAGAACGTATGAAACTTCCTTGCGATTTCAAATTATTAGATGATTGGAATCGAGATGTTGTACGAATGACAAATCGAATTACAGTAACAAACATCAATATTTTATTACGCTTTACACCGACACAGTTTTTCTTAAAAAGTGCCGGAAAATTATTTGGTAATATGCAAAAAAACCAATCTATGCTCGCCAACAAATATAAACAATATATTGAAACAGAAGACTATACAGAAATTGCTCACACAATTTCAAAACAATTCTTCCTACAATTTGAAGTATTTGAAGGGGCATTAGAACGCGATATCATGATGTTCTTTAAAGATCCACTTAGCATATTGAAACAAAATGTGGATGCAGCTCAACTTGAGATACAGGAAGATGAACAAACATTAGCAACGCTAAGAAGCAATCCAGAAACATATCATGATCCTTTAGCGTTATTTAAACTACAATTGCTACAACATAAATTCGTTTTAAGTACTACAAAGAAACATGAAGATATCTTTGTATCTAACGAATCTCCTACTGTTTAA